From Nitrospinaceae bacterium:
GTCAGATGATTCTCCAATGCCGAGACCAGCTCATCGGGCATCACCTTGTCGCGCTTTAGAGAGATTATCCGCTCAAACACGACGGCCACCGAGATGACAGAGCACAACCCGATGGGAATCATCGAATACCCCCCCTTTTTAAGGAGGTTCCATAACCCGGCAGAAAATACAGGTTTCACGCCGCCTACGGACGCGCCGCTCAAGGTCTCGCCGACCGTAGCCGCAACCGCCCAACCGGCCGCAAAAATCGCCACCGCTATCGCCAACAATATGAAAAATCGTCTACTCAAGTCCCTTGTCTCCAATCATGCGCTCTCATCCTTTGCCCGGGCCAAGGAGGAAAACCGGCATGTGATTTCACCGGACCATGAAATTTCCTGCTCAAATACATCAGCCACAATCGGGCGAAGAGATTCGGCCACTTCATCCAAATGGCATGGGCTCCCCAACAATTGTTCCAGCGTCGTCACCTGCGCACCAACTTCGCCGCAGGGATGAATCATCTCGAAAAATCGAAGATCGGTTGATATATTGAACGCTACCCCGTGAATCGTCACCCACCTTCGGGCACCAACCCCGAGGGAGAGGATTTTCTCCTCGTCCACCCATAGGCCGGGCATGCCCTCTCGGCGGCGGGCCGCAATATCAAAGCCAGCAAGATAGCGAAGGAAAACCTCCTCAAGCCGCCTACAATGGGTATGAACATCCCGCTCACGATCTTTTAGATCGCATATGGCGTACATCATTAACTGGCCGGGCCCGTGGAAGGTGACTTCACCTCCCCGATTTATACGGAACAAAGGTATCTCGCCGCCGCCTGCCGGTGATTCGCGGGAAAGGATATTTCCTTCTGCGCCCCCCGCCCCCAGCGTGATGACAGGCTCATGCTCCATAAAGAGAAAAGTATCTTCTCTCAGGCGGCCCTCGGCCCGCTCTTCCCAAATATTTTTCTGGAGCTCCCAGGCGCGCTCGAAAAGCATCTGCCCCAGATATCCGGCACAAATGCCAGGATATCCATTTTTCGCCGGGGGATCACTCAAAATAAACGGCCTCGGTGCCCACCAATTCGCTTAGCTCCGACGTCAGCTCCTCGGTCGGCAAAACGACATAATCCTTGCCAACCGAAATTTCGACTTCACGATCTTCAAAATGAACGAAGAGCGACACCGGGCAATCGCCCGGATGCCTCACCAGAACGTCGCGTACAGCATTAAGCCGGTTGAAGCCCTGCTCGCCAGGATGAATCTGAAGAACCATTCTCTTGGCATTATCTTTTTCCCACTCCGAGAGAAGCGCTATCGACTGAATCAACACCTGCGTGCCGTCATCTGAGACCTCGGCGTTTCCTTCAATAAATACGGGCTCCTCGGTGTCCAGAAGTAGATAATTTTGATCGAACACGCTCGGGAACATCACCATGTCCGCCGTACCGTCCTGATCCTCCATCAAAAGTGTGGCCATTCGCTTTCCGGCTCGTGTGGTTCGTATCTTCGAGGAGCGAATGAGCCCCGCCATCCGAACCTTGCGGGAGGCCTCAAGCTCACCAAGCCTTCGCGAGTCCATGTTTGTAAATCGTCTGATAACCGTCTCGTGGTCGCTCAATGGGTGGCCTGAAATATAAAAGCCAAGCACATCACGCTCAAAACCGAGGCGATCAATATCCTTCCATTCAGGAACATCGGGAAGCGGGCGCGTGGCCAGCGATTCGTCTTCCGAGGAAAACAGGTTCCATTGCCCGATTTCGGCACTCTTGCGCTCGCGGGCCGTAGATTCCATCACTGACTCAAGCGCCGCCACCGCTTGCGCCCGACCCACACCGAGACTATCAACCGCCCCTGCCTTTATGAGGCTCTCCACCGATCGGCGATTGAGTTGTTTGTGATCCACTCGGCGGCAAAAATCCTCGAGCCCCCCGAAGGCACCGTCCGCCCCCCGGCTCACCAAGATTCCATCCACCATTCCCTCGCCAACATTCTTGACCGCCGCAAGACCAAAACGGATGGACTCGCCCTCGACGACAAAATCCTTCTGGCTCGCGTTCAAATCTGGCGGGAGAACGACAATGTCCATCTCGCGGCACTCGGAGATGTCCTTAATGACCTTGTCCGGATTATCGCGGTCACATGTAAGCAGCGCAGCCATAAATTCACGCGGGTAATGGGTTTTCAAATAGGCCGTCTGGTAGGCAATAAGCGCATAGGCAGCGCTGTGGCTCTTGTTGAAGCCGTAGCCTGCGAACTGCTGAATCTGATCCCATAGGTGTTCTGTTCGTTTACGGTCCTTATCGCGCTCGACGGCACCTTCGACGAAGTCGCGCATTTGCTCGGCCATGAGCTCGGGGCTCTTTTTTCCCATCGCCTTTCGAAGCACGTCGGCGCGCCCGAGCGAGAAGCCAGAGAGCACCGCCGAGATCTGCATGACCTGCTCCTGATAGACCATGACCCCGTATGTGCTCTCCAGAATAGGCTTCAACTCATCGAAATAGCAGTCAATCTCGGCCCGGCCCTGCTTGCGGTTGATGAAGGTATCAACCATGCCGCTGTTGAGCGGCCCCGGCCGGTAGAGGGCCACCATCGCGATCAAATCCTCAAAAGTGCTCGGGGCGAGCTTTCTTAAGTACTCGCGGATTCCCCGGCTCTCAAGCTGAAAGATGCCCGTGGTGCGTCCACTTGAGAGAAGCTTATAGGTCGCCTCGTCATCGAGCTTGAGGGTTTCCATGTTGACCTCGCCACCAGCGCTTCGAATGAGCTTGACCGCCCGATCGAGCACGGTGAGGGTCTTGAGGCCCAGAAAATCCATCTTCAGCAGGCCTAGGCCCTCGACATCCTTCATGTCGAATTGGGTGACTAGCTCCCCTCCGCTTCCGCTGCTCTTGTAAAGCGGCAGATAGTCGGTGAGATCCGAGGGTGCAATGACGACGCCCGCCGCGTGGGTTCCAGCGTGGCGAATATTCCCCTCCAGGTGGCGGGAAGTTTCGATAAGTTTGTGGATATTAGGATCGCGAACCGAGGCTTCCTTGAAGCGCGGCTCTTTTTCGAGTGCGCCGTCGAGCGTGATTCCCAACTC
This genomic window contains:
- the lipB gene encoding lipoyl(octanoyl) transferase LipB, producing the protein MSDPPAKNGYPGICAGYLGQMLFERAWELQKNIWEERAEGRLREDTFLFMEHEPVITLGAGGAEGNILSRESPAGGGEIPLFRINRGGEVTFHGPGQLMMYAICDLKDRERDVHTHCRRLEEVFLRYLAGFDIAARRREGMPGLWVDEEKILSLGVGARRWVTIHGVAFNISTDLRFFEMIHPCGEVGAQVTTLEQLLGSPCHLDEVAESLRPIVADVFEQEISWSGEITCRFSSLARAKDESA
- the dnaE gene encoding DNA polymerase III subunit alpha, with the translated sequence MAAEFVHLHLHSQYSLLDGTTRIEDLMGRVQELGMPAVALTDHGNMFGAVKFYQSAKKAGVKPIIGCEVYVAPGSRLERGTGRAGGRSWHMVLLAQNEVGYKNLCELVTLGFTEGMYYYPRIDRDILESRAEGLICTSACLRGEVNDAILKGDRSAAVEAATWYKELFPGRFYLEIQDHGLEEDRKVIPEVLSLAKELELPLIATNDTHYLNRGDHNYQEVLICIQTGKTLNDENRMKIHSEEFYLKSADEMAALFAEVPEAISNSLVIAEQCDFDFNFGGSHYPDFETPGGETKKTLLKNLAEKGLEDRLALLAIEGEEAVPYRERLAMELDVINSQDYEGYFLIVSDFIRYAREQDIPVGPGRGSAAGSVAAYALGITGIDPIKYSLLFERFLNPERISPPDIDIDFCMDRRDEVIKYVQEKYGTDNVCQIITFGSMLAKGVLRDVGRVMDMPYGEVDRIAKLVPNELGITLDGALEKEPRFKEASVRDPNIHKLIETSRHLEGNIRHAGTHAAGVVIAPSDLTDYLPLYKSSGSGGELVTQFDMKDVEGLGLLKMDFLGLKTLTVLDRAVKLIRSAGGEVNMETLKLDDEATYKLLSSGRTTGIFQLESRGIREYLRKLAPSTFEDLIAMVALYRPGPLNSGMVDTFINRKQGRAEIDCYFDELKPILESTYGVMVYQEQVMQISAVLSGFSLGRADVLRKAMGKKSPELMAEQMRDFVEGAVERDKDRKRTEHLWDQIQQFAGYGFNKSHSAAYALIAYQTAYLKTHYPREFMAALLTCDRDNPDKVIKDISECREMDIVVLPPDLNASQKDFVVEGESIRFGLAAVKNVGEGMVDGILVSRGADGAFGGLEDFCRRVDHKQLNRRSVESLIKAGAVDSLGVGRAQAVAALESVMESTARERKSAEIGQWNLFSSEDESLATRPLPDVPEWKDIDRLGFERDVLGFYISGHPLSDHETVIRRFTNMDSRRLGELEASRKVRMAGLIRSSKIRTTRAGKRMATLLMEDQDGTADMVMFPSVFDQNYLLLDTEEPVFIEGNAEVSDDGTQVLIQSIALLSEWEKDNAKRMVLQIHPGEQGFNRLNAVRDVLVRHPGDCPVSLFVHFEDREVEISVGKDYVVLPTEELTSELSELVGTEAVYFE